The proteins below are encoded in one region of Fibrella aestuarina BUZ 2:
- a CDS encoding S49 family peptidase encodes MTGFSFAGTWYLDYGYAERMREVIRPRLEAGKHPLPESLLLANQHEGASLIQQITPRGQLAITAGLTGSEQRIADYFRTKDGIGILSINGAMSRSGELCSYGNETLMAWANILGRDEFTRAILLRVNSPGGTVDSTKAFADTIRAVDAIKPVVTWTPFAASAALFVASQGREIWVEDQQVGGIGSIGVLMVLTNQSKALEKQGIEVEIMRADGSQDKALVNGVEPISDLTRAELQTTLNACRSEFVGYVRRGRAGKIKSDEVFTGKMYLPNQAVKLGLADAKGTFQQAYQRAIQLSKQ; translated from the coding sequence ATGACGGGCTTTTCTTTTGCTGGTACCTGGTACCTCGACTATGGCTACGCCGAACGGATGCGGGAGGTAATCCGGCCCCGCCTGGAGGCTGGCAAACACCCTCTGCCCGAATCGCTCCTGCTGGCCAATCAGCACGAAGGGGCCTCGCTCATCCAGCAAATCACGCCGCGCGGGCAGCTGGCCATCACCGCCGGGCTGACGGGTAGTGAACAACGCATTGCCGACTACTTCCGCACCAAAGACGGCATTGGCATCCTGTCGATCAATGGGGCCATGTCGCGCTCGGGGGAACTCTGCTCGTATGGTAACGAAACACTCATGGCCTGGGCCAATATCCTGGGCCGCGATGAGTTTACCCGCGCCATTCTGCTGCGCGTGAACTCACCGGGCGGTACCGTCGACAGCACCAAGGCCTTTGCCGACACAATCCGGGCCGTCGATGCCATCAAGCCAGTAGTGACCTGGACGCCGTTTGCCGCCTCGGCAGCGCTGTTCGTGGCCAGCCAGGGGCGCGAAATCTGGGTGGAAGATCAGCAGGTAGGCGGTATCGGCTCCATTGGCGTGCTGATGGTGCTGACAAACCAGAGTAAGGCACTCGAAAAGCAGGGCATCGAGGTGGAAATCATGCGGGCGGATGGCTCCCAGGACAAAGCCTTGGTGAATGGCGTCGAGCCGATTTCGGACCTCACGCGGGCCGAGTTGCAGACGACCCTTAACGCCTGCCGCTCGGAGTTCGTCGGCTACGTGCGCCGGGGCCGGGCAGGCAAAATCAAGTCCGATGAGGTGTTCACCGGCAAAATGTACCTGCCTAATCAGGCGGTCAAACTGGGCCTGGCTGACGCTAAAGGTACGTTTCAACAGGCCTATCAACGAGCAATTCAACTTTCCAAACAATAA
- a CDS encoding DUF1353 domain-containing protein, with protein sequence MVYLDSETQKSDQFVVAEPIFVELFDSRVVVIPADFVSDGHSTPRLLDVLLPHYDAKTNLAAIVHDFLYMHWEVFEQQQKQLRAAVLECPSRLLSIDIDDPRAYADEAYYRLMEQMAPCQWRNGLYWVAVRCLGWWNWRGYRRNDRTRKFQ encoded by the coding sequence TTGGTCTATCTGGACAGCGAAACCCAGAAGTCAGACCAGTTTGTGGTTGCGGAGCCAATTTTCGTCGAGTTATTTGATAGCCGGGTAGTGGTTATTCCAGCCGACTTCGTGAGTGATGGCCACTCGACGCCGAGACTGCTTGATGTGCTGTTGCCTCATTACGATGCGAAAACCAATCTGGCGGCGATCGTACATGACTTTCTGTATATGCACTGGGAGGTGTTTGAGCAGCAGCAAAAGCAGCTTCGGGCGGCAGTCCTGGAATGCCCGTCTCGGTTGCTATCCATCGACATCGATGATCCACGCGCTTATGCCGATGAGGCGTATTATCGCTTAATGGAGCAAATGGCGCCGTGCCAATGGCGAAATGGCCTGTATTGGGTAGCGGTGCGATGTTTAGGCTGGTGGAATTGGCGAGGATACCGCCGAAATGACCGTACACGAAAGTTTCAGTAG